In Apium graveolens cultivar Ventura chromosome 10, ASM990537v1, whole genome shotgun sequence, the following are encoded in one genomic region:
- the LOC141689514 gene encoding uncharacterized protein LOC141689514, with the protein MGAQSLASSNAYFQGAVRQAESWKRASDKADNALRRQQKKYATLEKKLKRKEEELGESNAELVVLRAEKDKAIDNYLDSEEFAQSMRIRDDSVFPGFFRTGWDTTLGTVNEACPDINPADYICPDDEALLQRFRTRVVVSDHVPQDPLLPPPESSSRPAEDDSSSSSSETTETSSESGEDDNMDAEGTSAP; encoded by the exons atgggagctcagtctctggcttcg tctaacgcctactttcaaggcgctgtgaggcaagccgaatcgtggaagcgggcttctgataaggccgataatgccctcaggaggcaacagaagaagtatgctaccctggagaagaagctcaagcgcaaggaggaagaactcggagagtctaacgccgagctggtggtacttcgggcggagaaggataaagctatagacaactatctggactcggaggagtttgcccaatccatgaggattagggatgattcagtctttcccgggttttttaggactggttgggacacgacccttgggaccgtgaacgaggcttgtcctgatattaacccggcggactacatctgccctgatgacgaggctttgctacagaggtttcgtacccgagtagttgtctcggaccatgttcctcaggatccactccttcctcctcccgagtcttcttccagacctgctgaggacgacagctcttcctcctcctccgagacgacagagacatccagcgagagtggagaggatgataatatggatgccgagggtacttcagctccttag